One Panicum virgatum strain AP13 chromosome 9K, P.virgatum_v5, whole genome shotgun sequence genomic region harbors:
- the LOC120647213 gene encoding 2-dehydro-3-deoxygluconokinase-like yields the protein MALQTLNPHRHPAAASPTPAPVPRRGHAPQPILHLSPRRRLAGCAARPRAVAAAVSGAVNEARRRGRPPHGAGEGGKEADLATLGNLCVDVVLSVPQLPPAPWEERKAYMERLAASPPDQKFWEAGGNCNLAFAAARLGLRCSTLGHVGEEMYGKFVLDVLQAEGISVVGMLENTDATACRQAYETLLCWVLVDPFQKHGFCSRADFSEEPAFSWICKLPADIRTAINHSKILFCNGYAFDEFFPDVIASSINCAIDAGTAVFFDPGPRGKSLLNGTLDEQRALEHALRLSDVLLLTSDEAESLTNVKNPIEAGQELLKRGIRTKQVVIKMGSKGSIMITKNVVSCAPSFKINVVDTVGCGDSFTAAIAFGFLHDLPAVNTLTLANAVGAATATGCGAGRNVAHLDKVLQLLRESNLNEDTAWSELIEASSRCPEVTVLSRTAVNGFSKHLVHVPVCDVVSDLLPMFEAVSERSTVQA from the exons ATGGCGCTCCAAACCCTAAACCCTCACCGgcacccggccgccgcctccccgaccCCGGCGCCCGTcccgcgccgcggccacgcGCCGCAGCCCATCCTCCACctctcgccccgccgccgcctcgcgggctgcgccgcccgcccacgCGCCGTCGCGGCCGCTGTCTCGGGGGCCGTCAAcgaggcgcggaggcgggggcggccgCCGCACGGGGCCGGGGAGGGCGGGAAGGAGGCGGACCTCGCCACGCTCGGGAACCTCTGCGTCGACGTCGTGCTCAGCGTGCCCCAgctcccgccggcgccgtgggaGGAGCGGAAGGCATACATGGAGCGcctcgcggcctcgccgcccgatCAG AAATTCTGGGAGGCTGGTGGGAACTGCAACTTAGCCTTTGCTGCAGCTAGGCTTGGGCTTCGCTGTTCCACGCTGGGGCATGTAGGAGAGGAAATGTATGGGAAATTCGTTCTTGATGTGCTTCAGGCGGAGGGTATCAGTGTTGTTGGGATGCTTGAAAATACTGATGCTACTGCATGCCGTCAGGCCTATGAGACACTTCTATGTTGGgttcttgtagacccatttcagAAACATGGTTTCTGCAG CCGTGCAGACTTCAGTGAAGAGCCAGCTTTCAGTTGGATATGTAAGCTCCCGGCAGATATCAGGACAGCAATTAATCACTCCAAAATACTGTTTTGCAATGGCTATGCTTTCGATGAATTCTTTCCTGATGTGATCGCATCCTCTATTAACTGCGCAATTGATGCGGGAACAGCAGTGTTTTTTGATCCTGGTCCCCGTGGAAAATCTCTCTTAAATGGGACCCTGGATGAGCAGAGAGCACTTGAGCATGCTCTGAGGCTCAGTGATGTTCTCCTTTTGACATCAGATGAG GCTGAATCTCTAACGAATGTCAAAAACCCAATAGAGGCTGGGCAAGAGTTGCTAAAGAGGGGGATCCGCACAAAGCAGGTTGTCATCAAAATGGGTTCCAAGGGATCAATCATGATCACTAAGAATGTTGTTTCCTGTGCACCATCTTTCAAG ATTAATGTTGTGGACACGGTTGGATGCGGAGATAGCTTTACTGCTGCTATAGCTTTCGGGTTCCTCCATGACTTGCCAGCGGTTAACACACTGACACTAGCAAATGCAGTTGGTGCTGCCACCGCCACTGGCTGTGGGGCAGGTAGGAATGTTGCTCACCTGGATAAAGTACTACAGCTCTTGAGAGAATCCAATCTCAATGAAGACACAGCATGGAGTGAGCTGATTGAAGCAAGCTCTCGAT gtCCTGAGGTCACAGTTCTGTCTAGGACAGCAGTCAATGGTTTCAGCAAGCACCTTGTGCATGTTCCTGTTTGTGATGTAGTTTCTGACCTTCTGCCTATGTTTGAAGCTGTGTCAGAGCGAAGCACTGTCCAGGCTTGA
- the LOC120647212 gene encoding myosin-binding protein 1-like encodes MAAQARVRPRNFSRQFWPLLRHAISECCLIIMLVATAVLSYMATRFARMCRLRSPCMLCSRLDRFLLGKAWFSEELVCAAHRLEISRLSYCQSHNKLACSDDMCDKCLLSCTTSDGKPSNLTNLNVKEKVKSRSRSRHKQLCSCCSVWFKKARNSHRLSEDENSRFPGDDMNKVRSIAMASVGHSSDDDSDHLAFEGYRKLKVGHDSESEIHISDSDDDVGHAISHEARGVTVGISSHDVQLQPMISSANSLSVLSSDNTVMTKPKQPLNTARDTDSHSSGTKVAKSLDHAIGHGLDEINWSQINANSSDNNIDMQPKATPEQVCAEHAKEKTFLVGIEEVGDSFEGVPGSPDEEVMNDFTASANAGTSSSADTHVNRNNSIKNASGSRGYLKSPRLSEIISARDTNSKTNQEVKTFLSQLSARGLDVPFNEMTTSPRISAQIDEYKQCDATGVAPFLERNNSNLEPFDVNATSEDEGESSIERLKQQAEVNRKKMSMLYKELEAERSASAVAASEAMAMINRLQEEKAGMHMEALQYLRMMEEQADHDQEAIEKLNDLLTEREKELLDLEAELEGYRSRLHDEPFDVGNFSATDGALAFGVLDGSDFMRHTMFDFEDEKAKILDSLHRLEETLGMSSINRLDLGGTNDTLQNGPLTDNLVSSGQYLQNLEIGTSQMPQGHVISLSVSSRQNDENQYVENQTSSPSCSQLDVAKNCSLTSVKHDISLLNTRFKALEADQNFLKQILSSLNCSSDGVQYIQEITSHLRELRRIMAEQRDMTVL; translated from the exons ATGGCTGCACAAGCTCGTGTAAGGCCGCGAAACTTTTCGCGGCAATTCTGGCCCTTGCTTCGCCATGCCATCAGTGAGTGTTGCCTGATCATAATGCTTGTTGCAACCGCCGTGCTGTCATACATGGCCACAAGGTTCGCACGCATGTGCAGGCTCCGATCACCATGTATGCTCTGCTCGAGATTGGATCGGTTTCTACTTGGTAAGGCCTGGTTCTCTGAAGAACTGGTTTGTGCTGCACACAGGCTGGAAATCTCACGTTTATCATATTGCCAGAGTCACAACAAGCTTGCATGTTCTGATGACATGTGCGATAAGTGCCTGCTTTCTTGCACTACCTCGGatggcaagcctagtaacctgACAAACTTGAATGTTAAGGAGAAGGTGAAGTCTCGATCAAGATCTAGGCACAAGCAGCTGTGTTCTTGTTGTTCAGTATGGTTCAAGAAGGCACGGAATTCACACAGGCTATCTGAGGATGAAAATAGCAGGTTTCCAGGTGATGATATGAACAAAGTAAGAAGCATAGCCATGGCAAGTGTTGGGCATTCTTCAGATGACGACTCTGATCACTTGGCTTTTGAAGGTTACAGAAAACTAAAGGTTGGCCATGATTCTGAATCTGAGATTCACATCtcagatagtgatgatgatgttgGCCATGCAATATCTCATGAAGCTAGAGGAGTAACAGTTGGCATCTCAAGTCATGATGTGCAGCTGCAACCGATGATCTCCAGTGCCAACAGCTTGTCAGTGCTTAGTTCTGATAATACTGTTATGACGAAGCCCAAGCAACCACTGAATACTGCAAGAGATACTGACAGTCATTCTAGTGGCACCAAGGTTGCAAAATCTTTGGATCATGCTATTGGGCATGGTTTGGATGAAATCAACTGGAGCCAAATCAATGCAAATTCAAGTGATAACAATATCGACATGCAACCGAAGGCTACACCTGAACAAGTTTGCGCAGAGCATGCAAAAGAGAAAA CTTTTCTTGTTGGTATCGAGGAAGTCGGCGATTCTTTTGAGGGTGTTCCAGGAAGCCCTGATGAGGAAGTTATGAATGATTTTACCGCTTCTGCAAATGCTGGAACAAGCTCAAGTGCAGACACTCATGTCAACCGCAACAACAGCATCAAGAATGCTTCTGGCAGTAGAGGCTACCTTAAATCTCCTCGTTTATCTGAAATAATCTCTGCTAGAGATACCAATTCAAAAACAAATCAAGAGGTGAAGACATTTCTGTCCCAATTGTCTGCGCGAGGCCTTGATGTCCCTTTCAATGAGATGACTACAAGCCCCAGAATCAGCGCGCAGATTGATGAGTACAAGCAATGTGATGCTACTGGTGTGGCCCCATTTCTTGAGAGGAACAACTCAAATCTGGAGCCATTTGATGTGAATGCCACTAGTGAAGATGAAGGTGAAAGTTCTATTGAACGCTTGAAGCAGCAGGCTGAGGTTAACAGGAAAAAAATGAGTATGCTTTATAAGGAGCTCGAGGCAGAACGAAGTGCTTCAGCGGTGGCAGCAAGCGAAGCAATGGCTATGATCAACAGGTTGCAAGAGGAAAAGGCAGGAATGCACATGGAAGCACTGCAGTATCTCCGGATGATGGAAGAGCAGGCTGATCATGACCAGGAAGCAATTGAAAAGTTAAACGACTTGCTTacagaaagggaaaaagaattACTTGACCTGGAAGCTGAACTTGAGGGTTATCGGAGCAggcttcatgatgagccttttgATGTTGGAAATTTCAGTGCTACTGATGGAGCTTTAGCATTTGGAGTCCTAGATGGCTCAGATTTCATGAGGCATACCATGTTTGATTTTGAAGATGAGAAGGCAAAGATTTTGGATTCTTTACACAGATTGGAGGAAACACTCGGCATGTCTTCCATAAATAGACTTGATTTGGGTGGCACAAACGATACTCTGCAGAATGGGCCATTGACAGATAACCTAGTGAGCAGCGGCCAGTATCTACAAAACTTAGAGATAGGGACTTCTCAAATGCCTCAAGGGCACGTGATTAGTTTATCAGTTTCTTCTCGACAAAACGATGAAAATCAATATGTTGAGAACCAAACAAGTTCTCCTTCATGTTCCCAATTAGATGTTGCAAAAAATTGTTCTCTGACAAGCGTTAAACATGACATTTCTCTCCTCAATACTAGATTCAAGGCACTTGAAGCCGATCAGAATTTTCTCAAGCAAATACTAAGTTCTCTTAATTGCAGCAGTGATGGAGTGCAATATATCCAGGAGATTACTAGCCATTTGAGGGAGCTGCGAAGAATCATGGCTGAACAAAGAGACATGACAGTGCTATGA